Proteins from a single region of Segatella copri:
- a CDS encoding glucosaminidase domain-containing protein: MNHLKANILGLALLCCLPMGAQLKWNQSYQTYINQYKDLAIEQMLRYRIPASITLAQGLFESAAGRSDLVRQGNNHFGIKCHNWTGPTQYHDDDARGECFRVYQDARDSYEDHSKFLARQPRYARLFELPQHDYKGWARGLKACGYATNPQYASKLIQIIELYKLNEYDKAKRYDRFMATHSGTDQPVNAEGLLHPIHIFNKNYYLYAREGDTFKSIGKEVGISWRKLARYNERDKHAVLHKGDIIYLKKKRSKAPKQYKKRPHVIQPGESMYTISQKYGIRLEKLYKMNHLDPNIPVSVGTRLRVR; this comes from the coding sequence ATGAATCATCTAAAAGCAAACATTTTAGGGCTCGCTCTGCTCTGCTGCCTCCCGATGGGCGCACAGCTGAAGTGGAACCAGTCCTATCAGACATATATCAACCAGTATAAGGATCTTGCCATCGAGCAGATGCTCCGTTACCGCATTCCAGCCAGCATCACCCTAGCCCAGGGACTGTTTGAGAGTGCGGCAGGAAGGAGCGACCTCGTACGCCAGGGCAACAACCACTTCGGCATCAAATGTCACAACTGGACGGGACCAACCCAGTACCACGACGATGATGCCCGGGGCGAATGCTTCCGCGTATACCAGGACGCAAGAGACAGCTACGAAGACCACAGCAAGTTTCTGGCGCGCCAGCCACGCTACGCACGCCTCTTCGAACTCCCGCAGCACGACTACAAGGGATGGGCTCGCGGACTGAAAGCCTGCGGCTACGCCACCAATCCGCAGTATGCCAGCAAGCTGATACAGATCATAGAGCTCTACAAGCTCAACGAGTATGACAAGGCCAAGCGCTACGACCGCTTCATGGCTACCCACAGCGGTACCGACCAGCCTGTAAACGCCGAAGGATTGCTGCACCCTATCCATATCTTCAACAAGAATTACTATCTCTATGCCCGCGAAGGCGATACCTTCAAGAGCATAGGCAAGGAGGTGGGCATCAGCTGGCGCAAACTGGCTCGCTACAACGAGCGCGACAAGCACGCCGTGCTGCACAAGGGCGACATCATCTATCTGAAGAAGAAACGCTCCAAGGCACCTAAGCAGTATAAGAAGCGCCCTCACGTGATACAGCCGGGCGAAAGCATGTACACCATCTCGCAGAAGTATGGCATCCGACTGGAGAAACTCTACAAGATGAATCATCTCGACCCTAACATCCCGGTAAGCGTAGGAACACGGCTGAGGGTGAGATAA
- a CDS encoding 2-amino-4-hydroxy-6-hydroxymethyldihydropteridine diphosphokinase — MKTRTKVIIAIGSNRNQEENVLKAHEHLRCMFKNSLFGPRMWTEPIGLENSDKFLNQVMSGETICSKKSVLAALRSVEQRCGRRIRGPYRKVDVPLDLDLLLYGDEKLHESEWERDYIKSSISYLEEKDAKRE; from the coding sequence ATGAAAACTCGTACAAAAGTAATTATAGCTATCGGCTCTAACAGAAATCAGGAGGAGAATGTGTTGAAGGCACATGAACATCTGAGATGTATGTTCAAGAACAGCCTCTTCGGTCCGCGCATGTGGACTGAGCCTATCGGACTGGAGAATTCAGACAAGTTTCTGAATCAGGTGATGTCGGGGGAGACCATCTGCTCTAAGAAGTCTGTGCTTGCCGCGCTGCGGAGTGTGGAGCAGAGATGCGGACGCAGAATCCGTGGTCCTTATCGTAAGGTAGATGTTCCGCTGGATCTCGACCTTCTGCTCTATGGCGATGAGAAATTGCACGAGAGCGAGTGGGAGCGTGATTATATCAAGAGTTCTATCAGCTACCTCGAAGAGAAGGATGCTAAGAGAGAATGA
- the nrdG gene encoding anaerobic ribonucleoside-triphosphate reductase activating protein, which yields MISVLSIVHDTMVDGPGFRTSIYCAGCPNHCPGCHNPQSWDISHGTMTSTDELMKEIMSDPFANVTFSGGDPMFQAKGFAELARAIREQSSKSIWCFTGYLFENLVKNPEQLELLRQIDVLVDGPFVQALRDEDLFFRGSSNQRIINVQKSLKEGRVIELNLTTENPNPVL from the coding sequence ATGATTAGCGTATTAAGCATCGTACATGATACGATGGTAGACGGTCCGGGCTTCCGCACATCCATTTACTGTGCGGGATGCCCCAACCATTGTCCGGGCTGCCATAATCCGCAGTCGTGGGACATCAGCCACGGCACGATGACCTCTACCGACGAGCTGATGAAGGAAATCATGAGCGACCCCTTCGCCAATGTCACCTTCTCGGGCGGCGACCCTATGTTTCAGGCAAAGGGCTTTGCCGAGCTGGCGCGTGCCATCAGGGAGCAGAGCAGCAAGAGCATCTGGTGCTTTACGGGCTATCTCTTCGAAAACCTCGTGAAGAATCCCGAGCAGTTGGAACTCCTCCGCCAAATCGATGTATTGGTAGACGGCCCCTTCGTACAGGCATTGCGCGATGAAGACCTCTTCTTCAGGGGCAGCAGCAACCAGCGCATCATCAACGTGCAGAAGTCGCTGAAAGAAGGAAGAGTGATAGAACTCAATCTTACAACAGAAAACCCGAATCCGGTATTGTAA
- a CDS encoding anaerobic ribonucleoside triphosphate reductase, producing the protein MIQTVVKRDGRIVGFNEQKIMAAIRKAMLHTDKGEDTTLIEQITDHISYRGKSQMSVEAIQDAIEMELMKSARKDVAQKYIAYRNQRNIARKAKTRDVFMSIVNAKNNDITRENANMNADTPAGMMMKFASETTKPFVDDYLLSEDVRDAVMHNYIHIHDKDYYPTKSLTCVQHPLDVILNHGFTAGHGSSRPAKRIETAAVLACISLETCQNEMHGGQAIPAFDFYLAPYVRMSYQEEVKNLEKLTGEDLSNLYDAPIDDYIEKPLDGLQGRERLEQHAINKTVNRVHQAMEAFIHNMNTIHSRGGNQVVFSSINYGTDTSAEGRCIMREILQSTYQGVGNGETAIFPIQIWKKKRGVNYLPEDRNYDLYKLACKVTARRFFPNFLNLDATFNQNEKWRADDPERYKWEIATMGCRTRVFEDRWGEKTSIARGNLSFSTINIVKLAIECMGIEDEKQRIDMFFAKLDNILDITAKQLDERFQFQKTAMAKQFPLLMKYLWVGAENLKPEETIESVINHGTLGIGFIGLAECLVALIGKHHGESEKAQELGLKIVTYMRDRANEFSEQYHHNYSILATPAEGLSGKFTKKDRKQFGVIPGITDRDYYTNSNHVPVYYKCTALKKAQVEAPYHDLTRGGHIFYVEIDGDATHNPSVIESVVDMMDKYNMGYGSVNHNRNRCLDCGYENADAHLEVCPKCGSHHIDKLQRITGYLVGTTDRWNSGKLAELHDRVTHIGGAK; encoded by the coding sequence ATGATCCAGACAGTAGTAAAGCGTGACGGACGCATCGTTGGATTCAACGAACAGAAAATCATGGCAGCCATTCGCAAGGCCATGTTGCACACCGACAAGGGTGAAGATACCACTCTTATCGAGCAGATAACCGACCACATCTCTTATCGCGGCAAGAGCCAGATGAGCGTTGAGGCCATTCAGGACGCCATCGAGATGGAGCTCATGAAGAGTGCCCGCAAAGATGTTGCCCAGAAGTATATCGCATACCGTAACCAGCGTAACATCGCCCGCAAGGCGAAGACACGCGACGTATTCATGAGCATTGTCAATGCCAAGAACAACGACATCACCCGTGAAAACGCCAACATGAATGCCGACACACCAGCCGGCATGATGATGAAGTTCGCTTCAGAAACCACTAAACCATTCGTCGACGACTACCTCCTCTCTGAGGATGTACGCGACGCCGTCATGCACAACTATATACATATTCACGATAAGGACTATTACCCAACAAAGAGTCTCACCTGCGTGCAGCATCCGCTCGACGTGATTCTGAACCACGGTTTCACAGCCGGTCACGGTTCAAGCCGTCCTGCCAAGCGCATCGAGACCGCAGCCGTGCTGGCTTGTATCTCTCTCGAGACCTGCCAGAACGAGATGCACGGCGGTCAGGCCATCCCAGCCTTCGACTTCTATCTGGCTCCATACGTACGCATGTCGTACCAGGAAGAGGTGAAGAACCTGGAGAAGCTGACAGGCGAAGACCTGAGCAACCTCTATGATGCGCCAATCGACGACTACATAGAGAAGCCGCTCGATGGATTGCAGGGCCGCGAACGCCTGGAGCAGCACGCCATCAACAAGACCGTGAACCGCGTGCATCAGGCGATGGAGGCATTCATCCACAACATGAACACCATCCACAGCCGCGGCGGTAACCAGGTAGTATTCTCAAGCATCAACTACGGTACCGATACCAGCGCCGAGGGCCGCTGCATCATGCGCGAAATCCTGCAGAGCACCTATCAGGGCGTAGGCAATGGCGAAACAGCCATCTTCCCTATCCAGATATGGAAGAAGAAGAGAGGCGTAAACTATCTGCCTGAGGACAGAAACTACGACCTCTACAAGCTGGCTTGCAAGGTAACAGCCCGCCGTTTCTTCCCTAACTTCCTGAACCTCGACGCCACCTTCAACCAGAACGAGAAGTGGCGTGCTGATGATCCGGAGCGCTACAAGTGGGAGATTGCAACCATGGGTTGCCGTACCCGCGTGTTCGAAGACCGCTGGGGCGAGAAGACCAGCATCGCCCGCGGTAACCTGAGCTTCTCTACCATCAACATCGTGAAGCTCGCCATCGAGTGCATGGGCATCGAAGACGAAAAGCAGCGCATCGACATGTTCTTTGCCAAGCTCGACAATATCCTCGACATCACAGCCAAGCAGCTCGACGAGCGCTTCCAGTTCCAGAAGACGGCGATGGCCAAGCAGTTCCCTCTGCTCATGAAGTATCTCTGGGTAGGCGCAGAAAACCTGAAGCCGGAAGAGACCATCGAGAGCGTCATCAACCACGGAACCCTGGGTATCGGCTTCATCGGATTGGCAGAATGCCTGGTTGCCCTCATCGGCAAGCACCACGGCGAGAGCGAGAAGGCACAGGAGCTGGGACTGAAGATTGTTACCTACATGCGCGACCGTGCCAACGAGTTCAGCGAGCAGTATCATCACAACTACTCTATCCTGGCTACTCCAGCCGAGGGATTGAGCGGTAAGTTCACTAAGAAGGACAGAAAGCAGTTTGGCGTCATCCCTGGCATTACAGACCGCGACTATTATACCAACTCTAACCACGTGCCTGTATACTATAAGTGTACAGCCCTGAAGAAGGCACAGGTCGAGGCTCCATACCACGACCTGACCCGTGGCGGCCACATCTTCTATGTAGAGATTGACGGCGATGCTACCCACAACCCTTCTGTTATCGAGAGCGTGGTAGACATGATGGATAAGTACAACATGGGTTACGGCTCAGTAAACCACAACCGCAACCGCTGTCTCGACTGCGGCTACGAGAATGCTGACGCCCACCTCGAGGTTTGTCCTAAGTGCGGCAGCCACCACATAGACAAGCTGCAGCGCATCACCGGTTATCTGGTAGGTACTACAGACCGCTGGAACAGTGGCAAGCTTGCCGAGCTCCACGACCGAGTAACCCATATCGGAGGGGCAAAGTAG
- the coaW gene encoding type II pantothenate kinase, whose protein sequence is MKKIVIGIDVGISTTKIVGIDESGMVVSPIRIKATDPITSLYGAFGKYLHDNKIALNDVEQVMLTGVGSAYIDEPIYGLPTSKSEEFVADGLGARYESKLDRMIVVSMGTGTSLVKCDDNEIRHIGGIGIGGGTLAGLSRIMLKTDDIKQIINLAKDGDVSKINLLIGDISAKPLPGLPMNATASLFSNAKANASREDIAMGLIWMVLQSIGSATILSSLESGIKDFVLIGNLTLLPQCREVFPAMEKLYGVRFRIPKYSEFCTAIGAALDYKRQAK, encoded by the coding sequence ATGAAAAAGATTGTTATAGGAATCGACGTAGGCATCTCTACGACCAAGATTGTGGGCATCGATGAAAGCGGCATGGTGGTAAGCCCCATCCGCATCAAGGCCACCGACCCTATCACCTCGCTCTACGGAGCCTTCGGCAAGTATCTTCACGACAACAAGATTGCGCTGAACGATGTAGAACAGGTGATGCTCACAGGCGTAGGTTCAGCCTATATCGACGAGCCCATCTACGGACTGCCTACCTCGAAGAGCGAGGAGTTCGTGGCCGACGGACTGGGTGCCCGATACGAGAGCAAGCTCGACCGCATGATCGTGGTGAGCATGGGAACCGGTACATCGCTCGTAAAATGCGATGACAACGAGATAAGGCACATCGGAGGCATCGGCATAGGCGGCGGAACCCTGGCAGGACTGAGCCGCATCATGCTCAAGACCGATGACATCAAGCAGATTATCAACCTGGCCAAGGACGGCGACGTGAGCAAGATAAACCTGCTGATAGGCGACATCAGCGCCAAGCCTCTGCCCGGACTCCCGATGAACGCCACCGCATCGCTCTTCAGCAACGCCAAGGCCAACGCTTCGCGCGAAGACATCGCCATGGGACTCATCTGGATGGTGCTGCAGTCGATAGGTTCGGCTACCATCCTCTCATCGCTCGAATCGGGCATCAAGGATTTCGTGCTCATCGGCAACCTCACCCTGCTGCCGCAATGCCGCGAGGTGTTCCCAGCCATGGAGAAACTCTACGGAGTGAGGTTCAGAATACCGAAATACTCGGAATTCTGCACCGCCATCGGAGCTGCGCTCGACTATAAGCGACAAGCAAAATAA
- a CDS encoding SLC13 family permease, translated as MQETVKKVLNGDFNRKKALLFLITALLTVIVWNLPIDSFGIDGLTIVQQRVIAIFVMAVMLWLTEAIPAWATSVVIIFVLLFFVSDSAFKIMQGSEAEMGKLLDYQGVMACFADPTIILFLGGFVLAIAATKSGLDVMMAKALIAPFGKRSENVLLGFMLITGIFSMFISNTATAAMMLTFLTPVFKSLPPSGKGRVALTMAIPIGANLGGMGTPIGTPPNAFAFKVLNDPAGLNLGISFGDWMLIMAPMVLIMLLMAWVIIRKMFPFSAKTIELNIEGNMQHNWRTTVVAVTFLATIVLWVFGKQLGINANTVAMLPIAVFALTGVVTAKDLKEIDWAVIWMVAGGFALGLAMNGTGLAEAAVKSIPFAEFNPLVIMIVSGLVCFILSNFISNTATAALLIPILTVVCAGMGDKLNTIGGTSTILIGVAVSASCAMSLPISTPPNAIAYSTGLIQQTDMVKAGLTVGILSMIVGYAVLITFCKMGVL; from the coding sequence ATGCAAGAAACTGTAAAGAAAGTATTGAATGGCGATTTTAATCGCAAGAAAGCATTGCTGTTTCTTATAACGGCTCTGCTTACCGTTATCGTCTGGAACCTGCCCATCGACAGCTTTGGCATCGACGGGCTCACCATTGTGCAGCAGCGCGTCATCGCCATCTTCGTCATGGCCGTGATGCTCTGGCTCACCGAGGCCATACCGGCATGGGCTACCAGCGTAGTGATTATCTTCGTGCTGCTGTTCTTCGTCAGCGACTCCGCCTTTAAGATCATGCAAGGCTCGGAGGCAGAGATGGGCAAGCTGCTCGACTATCAGGGTGTGATGGCGTGCTTCGCCGACCCTACCATCATCCTCTTCCTGGGCGGTTTCGTACTCGCCATAGCCGCTACCAAGAGCGGACTCGACGTGATGATGGCGAAGGCCCTGATTGCGCCATTCGGCAAGCGTTCTGAGAACGTACTGCTGGGCTTCATGCTCATCACCGGCATCTTCTCGATGTTCATCTCAAATACAGCCACCGCCGCCATGATGCTCACCTTCCTCACACCGGTGTTCAAATCATTGCCGCCTTCGGGCAAGGGCCGCGTGGCGCTCACCATGGCCATACCTATCGGAGCCAACCTGGGCGGTATGGGTACCCCTATCGGAACCCCTCCTAACGCCTTCGCCTTCAAGGTGCTGAACGACCCTGCAGGACTGAACCTGGGCATCAGCTTCGGCGACTGGATGCTGATCATGGCCCCTATGGTGCTCATCATGCTCCTGATGGCATGGGTCATCATCCGCAAGATGTTCCCGTTCTCTGCCAAGACCATCGAGCTCAACATCGAGGGCAACATGCAGCACAACTGGCGCACCACGGTAGTGGCAGTCACCTTCCTTGCAACCATCGTGCTCTGGGTATTCGGCAAGCAGCTGGGCATCAACGCCAACACCGTGGCCATGCTTCCTATCGCCGTATTCGCCCTTACGGGAGTGGTTACAGCCAAGGACCTGAAGGAGATTGACTGGGCTGTCATCTGGATGGTGGCAGGCGGATTCGCCCTCGGATTGGCGATGAACGGCACCGGTCTGGCCGAGGCAGCCGTAAAGAGCATTCCGTTTGCAGAATTCAATCCGCTGGTCATCATGATCGTATCCGGACTGGTATGCTTCATCCTGAGTAACTTCATCTCCAACACCGCCACCGCCGCCCTGCTCATCCCTATCCTTACGGTGGTATGCGCCGGCATGGGCGACAAGCTCAACACCATCGGCGGCACCTCTACCATCCTCATCGGAGTAGCGGTATCGGCCAGCTGCGCCATGTCGCTGCCTATCTCAACTCCTCCTAACGCCATCGCCTACTCTACCGGCCTCATCCAGCAGACCGACATGGTGAAGGCAGGACTCACGGTGGGCATCCTGAGCATGATAGTGGGCTACGCCGTGCTCATCACCTTCTGCAAGATGGGTGTGCTCTAG
- a CDS encoding HU family DNA-binding protein: protein MGIKVKAIERNVAFEKGKQKWAFVMQAELYSQLNATKVIEEAAVRSGLPKAVINAGWSAIGEVIAAWATEGHSVAVPGLGSLRFGLNSTAVEDVNKVSANLITRRYIIFVPNTDIKKELEETSVNITCYDRNGKVVKQVTSTDTPPTTPSGGDNPSGGDNPSGGDTPSGGDSTGGTGSENGGNGLE from the coding sequence ATGGGTATTAAAGTAAAAGCAATTGAGCGCAACGTAGCGTTCGAAAAAGGTAAGCAAAAGTGGGCATTCGTGATGCAGGCTGAACTCTACAGCCAGCTCAACGCCACGAAGGTGATAGAAGAAGCTGCCGTTCGCAGCGGATTGCCTAAGGCGGTGATCAACGCCGGATGGTCGGCCATCGGCGAAGTGATTGCTGCATGGGCCACCGAGGGCCACAGCGTGGCTGTGCCAGGACTGGGCAGCCTCCGATTCGGTCTTAACTCTACCGCCGTAGAGGATGTGAACAAGGTGAGCGCCAACCTCATCACCCGCCGATACATCATCTTCGTGCCTAACACCGACATCAAGAAGGAACTCGAAGAGACCTCCGTCAACATCACCTGCTACGACCGAAACGGCAAGGTGGTGAAGCAGGTTACCTCTACCGATACGCCTCCTACTACCCCATCCGGAGGCGATAATCCATCCGGAGGCGATAATCCATCCGGAGGCGACACCCCATCGGGCGGCGATTCTACTGGCGGAACCGGAAGCGAAAACGGCGGCAATGGACTTGAATAA
- a CDS encoding smalltalk protein — MKKEVWKTILQVIIAVLTAVGTTLGVTSCM, encoded by the coding sequence ATGAAAAAGGAAGTTTGGAAAACTATCTTGCAGGTGATTATCGCTGTACTTACTGCCGTAGGCACCACGCTCGGCGTTACCAGCTGCATGTAA
- a CDS encoding CHC2 zinc finger domain-containing protein: MAEYIDSNTLSKLRAISILEVADELGMGLRYHNALCISHNDTNPSLHFWTSTNTCHCFACGWGGDNIDLVMKRENLSFSEACQWLCRRFNICAGNHSAGNRKDVLHRDKAVAEHRKSECDTDRLNLRGEFQHKPDVDYLMRMLMGKKLTDKAKDFLFYQRKLRPEYIYWCRVVSTDFSIAGYRFGGKFFDGPSLLIPYYDVHGNLLTVQSRYLGDKTEEKPRFKFAPGSKPMVYGMQILPQVTEKEPLVITEGCTDCWSAMSMGYKAIAIPSATLCNEECRNLLAGRNLHMWPDQDKPGIGLYMKLKEMFPQLVYHQLPEGCKDLSDYYQSFYVQKM; the protein is encoded by the coding sequence ATGGCAGAATATATTGATTCAAATACGCTCTCTAAACTTAGAGCTATCAGCATCCTGGAGGTTGCTGATGAATTGGGAATGGGTTTGCGGTATCATAATGCCCTTTGTATCAGTCATAATGATACCAATCCGAGTTTGCATTTCTGGACTTCCACCAACACTTGTCATTGCTTTGCATGCGGGTGGGGTGGAGATAATATCGACCTGGTGATGAAACGGGAGAATCTCTCTTTTTCGGAGGCTTGCCAATGGCTGTGCAGAAGATTCAATATCTGCGCCGGTAATCATTCTGCGGGAAACCGTAAGGATGTGCTTCATCGGGATAAAGCTGTTGCTGAGCATAGAAAATCTGAATGTGATACGGACAGACTCAATCTCAGAGGCGAGTTTCAGCATAAGCCTGACGTAGATTATCTGATGCGTATGCTCATGGGTAAGAAACTGACAGATAAAGCCAAGGATTTCCTGTTCTATCAGAGAAAGTTGCGCCCGGAATATATCTATTGGTGTAGAGTGGTGAGCACAGATTTCTCCATTGCTGGCTATCGCTTTGGTGGAAAGTTTTTTGATGGTCCTTCCCTGTTGATTCCCTATTATGACGTTCATGGCAATCTGCTGACGGTTCAGAGCAGATATCTGGGAGATAAGACTGAAGAAAAACCGCGGTTTAAGTTTGCACCAGGTAGCAAGCCGATGGTATATGGGATGCAGATCTTGCCGCAGGTGACAGAAAAAGAGCCATTGGTTATTACCGAGGGATGTACCGACTGCTGGAGCGCTATGTCTATGGGTTACAAGGCAATAGCCATCCCGAGTGCTACGCTTTGTAATGAAGAATGTCGCAATCTTTTAGCGGGAAGGAATCTTCACATGTGGCCTGATCAGGACAAGCCGGGCATCGGTCTTTATATGAAACTGAAGGAAATGTTCCCTCAGCTGGTGTACCATCAGTTGCCGGAAGGTTGCAAGGATTTGTCTGATTATTACCAGTCGTTTTACGTTCAGAAAATGTGA